The sequence taaccttaaaataacaagcctgtgcaaatttgggctcaattgacttctagctagaattttagtgagaaattacctctttctcgaaaactacagtctcctcacttggtgtatcccataaccataaaataacaagcctgtgaaaatttgggctcaattgacttctagctagaattttagtgagaaatttcctctttctcgaaaactacgttacttcagagggagtcgtttcccacaatgttttacactatcaacagctctccaatgctcgttaccaagtcagtttttaagttaatatttgttttgagtaattaccaaacgtgtaccttccctttaaattaatGGATGGTACAAATGCATACACGCTGTCAATAACAGTGTTTTGGATTATAGAGTTAAGAATTAGTAAACTTACATTAATTACTTGAATTGATACAGCATTGCATTGCCAAATACATACAGCCACACAATTATATTGCAAGCTTTTATCAATtaagcgcatagggacttctctgtgattgtgatatgcgctctacaaaaatggttcattattattattattattaatataattcACCCATTATGTAAAATATTATTCAACTTCAACAGGCAAGGCAAGTTTTAAAGCACTCTAGTATAGTCAGTATGGCTAGCAAAAAGATATTTTCAAAAATGGTTGGCATTTGTTCCCTGATGCAGTTACTACATCAACTAAAGAAAAGgcgttttaataaataattgtgGATCACAGAACCAGGTTTTTAATTTAAGCTTGATACATATTtagaatacatttttaaaaggggGCTTCATCATATGAATTAGTTATCAGAACCTCATTTTTCAATAAATAGtttggaataattttttttcaaataatataaaatatctCACAAAACACTTAACTTCATTTACTCAGGTAGTTTAACCGAGAACATGTATCCCTATTATACCATTATGGCTCTACTGATTTTCAAGGTTTCTTAAAACTGTTAATGGAAAGAGTGTGCGCTCTAGTCCCTCTTCGGGTTAGCTACAAGACTATAATCATCCAatatttaatttcaaataatttaaggttttgttttaaaactgccCAGTGTAGTATGCAAGCCAGCAAAATATTTACTTGATTTTTAATGAACTTCTCTTATGAAATACCTGTACAAGGTACTGCAAGCTTATATGGCATGTAACATACTATCCATACACGTTATGAGACTTACAACACAATGTGCTTTAatacagggctcaaatttgacaTTGGACCACAGGCCAGTAGTTTTAGTGtcggccagtaaactcatgagtGGACAAGTTTGGAggtcttcatttttttttcagttgaaaTAGAACAACTCTTCAGTGTAATATCGTGtttaaatgttgactttgagtctaaTAAATATAATATGGATTCTCACTAGCCCTAATCAcagaattattttgtttatacactacatgtaggcctacatcaatTGAAATGAGTCCGTGATTAGGACTAACATACACCTTTCATTTTAAGAGTGGATTTCAGTGTGTTGCTTGAAGATAACAGTCAGAGCTCAACAGATGGTTTTAGTTCTTAGTGGCAATTCCTCAGTAAAAAGGTGGTCCTAAGTACTTCCGGATAGACACACCGCACCCATGCACCCTGAGAGCATGTGGCATTTCAGTCACGCTCGACCAGGAGTTACTTAAGGGATGGAAAGCCTCGGCAGTGGTCAGAGCCTGGTAGTTACGCATCCCCCCAGCCACCAGAATCAGATTCCGGCTCTTGATTGCAGCGGCGGCGAACAGATGCCTCTCCGTGCTGCTCATGTTCATCGGTGGTAGGCACGAGTCAGTGTCAGGATCGTAGACTTGAATCCCGTTGCGGCCACACCCTCCGAGAATATAGATGTATCCGTTAAGAGTCAGGGCGGGAAAGTGACGACTCGTAATGGGCACTGTTTTAATGATTGACCACTGCACTTTCTCGGTGTCGAAACATTGGATGTGACCGTAGGTGGTGGACTGGCTTTCTTGACCACCGATGACGTATAATTTCAGACGGTGTGTTGCCACAGCCGGACCACTAACGGGCTGCGGTAGGTTAGTGACGGTTGTCCATTTGTTAGTACTGGCATTGAAGCTTTCAACCTCAGAGACAAACTCTAACTTTTGTTCTCCTCCAGCAACGTAGATGGATTTCCCGATCACGGCCGAGCTGTGGTACTGCCTCGCACAACTCATGTCAGCCATCGTGTGCCATTTGTCATTCTCATAGTCGTATCTGTACACCGAACTGGAAAAAATGGTTTTCAGTTTGCCACCAATGACATAAATGGAGCTATCTAGGTTTGTGACCGAAAAACCGCTTAGGGGTTCTGGGATCCTTGTGAGGGTCTCCCACTTTTTGGCAACAGGGTTCAGAAATCTCACGTCGGTGATGCAGCCGTGATTTGCTCCGTAACCCCCCACGACTACCATCACTTCCTCCATGGTGGAAAGTCTTGGCTTTGCACAACTAACACACTGTACATCATCCAGACCATTCtgtaatctcttttgagtgtcTATAGCTTCACGGATTAAGTCAAGGTTACTTTGACATTGAGAGACTTCTGGGATGTCCGCAAGAGACTGAAGTAGTTTCGGGCTTAGATAATGAAGACGAACACATCTCAACAGGAGATGCAGACTTGAGGAATTGAAATCCTTATTAGAGTCCATCCACAGCATCAGACTGCGATAAACTGCCTCTTCGTCTCTTACGTGTAACGCATCGCGGGAGAGGTACTCTGCAAGCTGAGTGAACGACAGCTGTTGGAACTCCTCTTGTTGGCAGACCTCCTCAAACCTTTCCAGGCTGAATTTCAATGCAGCCTTATAGAGCATACTGCAGGAATGCTTTTCAGCAAATCGGAGCACCCCGAGGCAGTTGGACAAATCAAGATTGCTCTCAATGAAGTCACAGCACGCTCTGACAATCTTCTCGAACTGCAGACGATGTGCGACCTCCAACAGCTCCTGAGCGTTAGCAGCATTGATGACGATCGTCGAGGTGTATGCATACTCAATCAACATCTCCAGAACTTTTGGGTTGATGTTTTCGATGTACACCTCTCCCTCCCCGCTCTCGCGTAAGTTACTGGAGAACATCGCAAGGAAGTACTCGCTGCAGCAAGCTAGTATTGCACGATGACAGGGGAACCTTTGGAGACCAACATGAACTGTTGTGTCTGTAAGCAGACCCTTTTTTCGCATGTTGTTCAGGTTGATCAGGATACCAGTGGATTGACCGGTGTCCTGGAAAAGTGTCTGGTTTTGATTTTCTACGCTGTCAGTTGATCTGTTGTTGGACTCCATGATTATGCTGTGTGTTAACGGTTACTGTAAATTTAAAACAGACATAAAATATTGTCACACATGTAGCTGTGGTACACCACCATAAAGTGTTTGTTGTGCCAGTATTGCTATAAAAATGTTGCTTTTGGATATGAAAAAGCTATACAATTATTCATAAGAAAagcaaagaaaaaagaaagagacAGGCTGATAAAACCAATGCACATAGTTTACATTTTATAACGCTATGGTTATTGGTTATGTCTTTTAATTGACtttggttatggaaaaatagaATATCTTTATACTCTTAGcagtatggtttttttttatgtactcCTTTACAGTTTTAATTGAGTATCCActtaacagggcccaatttcatagagctgctaagcacacacatttgcttagcatggaatttattccttgataaaaacaggattaccaactaaatttccataTTTGTTGCATTGTTGTTTACTGGTATTCaggctgttgtttgcttatcctgaaaatcacgtggaaatttggttggcaatcctgtttttataaaaggaagaaacttcatgctaagcaaattttttagcttagcagctctatgaaattgggccctggtggtaaACATGCTAAAGTTTtcctattatttatattaaggTCTCAGATAGAGTGGCAGTGCTAATTCTAAATAGGTTAgaatctttaataataatatacatgaTATAGTGGTGATCATACCTGATCATCAAAACTTCCGGCTACTTCCAGACTTCCGTCTTCTTCGATTCTCAAATTCCCAAATCTCTGGATGCGACAATTAGGTACTCCTCGAACCTCGGTTGAAAACGAAGTCTGAAAAGAACTCTGACTGACCATGGACTGACTCACTGCTGACTAGCattcaacaaaatattaaatcaGTGAGCTAGTTTCAGCAAAAGAACAACCGCCATTGGTGGGCGAATAAATTATTGCTTGGTGATTTCCCCGCATAAATACGTACGCAGTTGACAGGGGAGCCCGCCAGTTGATTGAGTATTCTGTTGTCTGGCTCTCTGCTCTGCTGCTCCACACACATTGCTGGCCCATGCCTTTTTTTGTGATGACAGCTGGTGAGGTCACGATAAGGTCATGGAAAAAGCAAccgcaacagcgccctcttttgagtgACCATGTCCAGTTAACAATGGCCCTTTTATAACAGACACGAAGTTCTTtatgtcttttttttaataccCACATGGGCCCAAAGCCTACAGACATGATCAGTGTccttcaattattttgtttcctaaATGGCCAACCTTCTGGCTCAAGGGAAGATAGTAAGTTACAGTATTGTAGTATTTGGGTGTTCTTTTGTTGCAATGAATGGATCAATTAAGTTTATTGCCAAAATGATCCTCTCCGTGGACAAGACAATCACCAATCCTGTGTAGCATTGACATTCTCAGGAAATTATGAGAAACCAGCAATTTAActatatttatgtatttaaaatCCCATGGCTTTGTACTTTCCTTGAACACTGTGAGTCCTAAAGATAAGAATTaaccattaaaaaataaacttgctggtacaaccatgtgtataaCTCTTTGAATAAGTGCTGGCTCTTAAAAGAGCCAGTAAACAGCGTATGCTactgttcaattcaattaaatttattataaacatcaCGTTAGAAACATGAAAGTTGCCTTCATGAGTGCATCCCCGATAAAAAGCACAATACTTTTTTGAATAAATATAAAGGTTTAGACCAGACCAAACCAACTCTTTTCAGGGCCATTATCCTCTGAATATGCTGTTATGACTCTATGATTGTACCCCCACAAGTTACTAGCCTAGGTGTAAATTCTTATCTGAATTTCCACACCATGAGGCTTCATCAAACATCACTTCTTATAAGTTCATTACCCAGTCAGTATAAAATCACTGGTATGCCTGTCGTAAGATATTACAACCGCTATAATCTAtaacttgggcccaatttcaaaaatcttcaaaagcacaaaaagtagccaagcacaacaaaatgatgctgaccagaataaggttaccaaccaaaatatgATTTTTAACTGGTATTTTGCTATTTGCTTAGTAGAATATTATATGATATGTTATATAGCttttatat comes from Asterias amurensis chromosome 3, ASM3211899v1 and encodes:
- the LOC139935164 gene encoding kelch-like protein 29, yielding MESNNRSTDSVENQNQTLFQDTGQSTGILINLNNMRKKGLLTDTTVHVGLQRFPCHRAILACCSEYFLAMFSSNLRESGEGEVYIENINPKVLEMLIEYAYTSTIVINAANAQELLEVAHRLQFEKIVRACCDFIESNLDLSNCLGVLRFAEKHSCSMLYKAALKFSLERFEEVCQQEEFQQLSFTQLAEYLSRDALHVRDEEAVYRSLMLWMDSNKDFNSSSLHLLLRCVRLHYLSPKLLQSLADIPEVSQCQSNLDLIREAIDTQKRLQNGLDDVQCVSCAKPRLSTMEEVMVVVGGYGANHGCITDVRFLNPVAKKWETLTRIPEPLSGFSVTNLDSSIYVIGGKLKTIFSSSVYRYDYENDKWHTMADMSCARQYHSSAVIGKSIYVAGGEQKLEFVSEVESFNASTNKWTTVTNLPQPVSGPAVATHRLKLYVIGGQESQSTTYGHIQCFDTEKVQWSIIKTVPITSRHFPALTLNGYIYILGGCGRNGIQVYDPDTDSCLPPMNMSSTERHLFAAAAIKSRNLILVAGGMRNYQALTTAEAFHPLSNSWSSVTEMPHALRVHGCGVSIRKYLGPPFY